A genomic region of Gemmata massiliana contains the following coding sequences:
- a CDS encoding DUF1501 domain-containing protein has product MFPSIDRRRLLSVGALTATVPGFLSETGRLIAGDRTPSLAANKDRVLVVIQLAGGNDGLNTLVPFRDDAYYKARPKIAIARDKALKVTDEFALHPEMKELRALHDDGRLGIVSNVGYPNPNRSHFRATEIWETATPEKDVLTGWVGRYFDAECRGVASPMLGLQLGEKAALTFAHTKSRAVTLTNPRLFQWDTGTTGYAMDRLNRVRATGNDQLDFLQRTANDTLTLSKKIQDALKDTRTATEYAPFNFSQSLKVVAQMIAADVPTRVYYVSLGGFDTHVTQVGRHAGLLQELSQGLGSFVKDLKALGHLDRTLVMTFSEFGRRVAENEQQGTDHGTAGVMFLAGGNVKAGIHGARPNLTDLDEGDLKFGTDFRRVYATVLANWFKADPKSILGGEFQPLPCLA; this is encoded by the coding sequence CCCTCAATTGACCGCCGGCGGCTCTTGAGTGTCGGGGCGCTCACCGCGACCGTGCCCGGCTTCCTGTCCGAAACCGGCCGACTGATCGCGGGCGATCGAACCCCGTCACTCGCTGCGAACAAGGACCGCGTGCTGGTGGTGATTCAACTGGCGGGCGGGAACGACGGGCTGAACACGCTCGTGCCGTTCCGCGACGATGCGTACTACAAGGCGCGCCCCAAAATCGCGATCGCGCGGGACAAAGCGCTGAAGGTGACTGACGAGTTCGCACTGCACCCTGAAATGAAGGAACTGCGTGCGCTTCACGATGATGGGCGACTCGGCATCGTCAGTAACGTAGGGTACCCGAACCCGAATCGTTCGCACTTCCGCGCCACCGAAATCTGGGAAACCGCGACCCCGGAGAAGGACGTACTAACGGGCTGGGTCGGGCGGTACTTCGACGCGGAGTGCCGCGGGGTCGCGTCGCCGATGCTCGGGCTACAACTGGGCGAAAAGGCCGCGCTGACGTTCGCGCATACCAAGAGCCGGGCCGTTACGCTCACCAATCCGCGATTGTTCCAGTGGGACACTGGCACCACCGGCTACGCGATGGACCGGCTGAACCGCGTGCGCGCGACGGGGAACGATCAGCTCGATTTCCTCCAGCGCACGGCGAACGACACGCTCACACTCTCGAAGAAGATTCAGGACGCACTGAAGGACACGCGGACCGCGACCGAGTACGCACCGTTCAATTTCTCGCAGTCGCTCAAAGTGGTCGCGCAGATGATCGCCGCGGACGTACCGACGCGGGTGTATTACGTCTCGCTCGGCGGGTTCGATACGCACGTCACGCAGGTCGGCCGGCACGCCGGGCTGCTCCAGGAACTGAGTCAGGGACTCGGCAGCTTCGTCAAGGACTTGAAGGCTCTGGGGCACCTCGATCGCACACTGGTAATGACGTTCAGTGAGTTCGGCCGGCGGGTCGCGGAGAACGAGCAGCAAGGAACCGACCACGGCACCGCGGGCGTGATGTTCCTGGCTGGCGGGAACGTGAAAGCCGGTATTCACGGCGCTCGACCGAATCTGACCGATCTCGATGAAGGCGACTTAAAGTTCGGAACGGACTTCCGCCGCGTGTACGCGACCGTTCTCGCGAACTGGTTCAAGGCGGACCCGAAGTCGATTCTAGGCGGGGAGTTCCAGCCGCTCCCGTGCCTCGCGTGA